In Paracoccus fistulariae, a single window of DNA contains:
- a CDS encoding Hcp family type VI secretion system effector: MPIYLQLDGIPGDATHETHKNWMDIETLHWNVARNMNTAAGSTANREASEPTVSEVVITKVSDSSSTKLFAEACTGRTGKTTVIHLVTTGNPGDTYIEYKLTNTLVSNYSVDTSGDRPVETVHLNFTKMEVKYTPFDDQHKPKSPMIASYDLATTKAG; encoded by the coding sequence ATGCCCATCTATCTTCAGCTTGACGGCATCCCCGGTGACGCGACCCACGAGACGCACAAGAACTGGATGGATATCGAGACCCTGCACTGGAATGTTGCGCGCAACATGAACACCGCCGCAGGCTCGACCGCGAACCGCGAAGCTTCCGAGCCGACCGTCAGCGAAGTCGTCATCACCAAGGTTTCCGACAGCTCGTCGACGAAGCTTTTCGCCGAAGCCTGCACCGGCCGCACCGGCAAGACCACGGTCATCCACCTGGTCACCACCGGCAACCCCGGCGATACCTATATCGAGTACAAGCTGACCAACACGCTGGTCTCGAACTACTCGGTCGATACCTCGGGCGACCGTCCGGTGGAAACCGTGCACCTGAACTTCACCAAGATGGAAGTGAAGTACACCCCGTTCGACGATCAGCACAAGCCGAAGTCGCCGATGATCGCGTCCTACGATCTGGCCACCACCAAAGCCGGCTGA
- the tssH gene encoding type VI secretion system ATPase TssH, which yields MAVIDLHQLLGRLEPVLSTALERAAALAVRNNHATLELSHFLNALSHEAGPAELIEICGGAPGTVIAETDAALAEMPRDASGAPSLATSVVTLAREAWAAASLRFSQDRVTLPVLLLTLCSETDLRAALRVSAPSLLKLNLSRLEELASAQPAQSPGSPAPATGEDFLAQFATDLTADARAGRLDAVIGRDAELRQMVDILMRRRQNNPILVGEAGVGKTAIVEAFALMIAEGRAPARLKDVSVRVLDLNILQAGAGVKGEFERRLKGVVDQVKASPTPIILFIDEAHTLIGAGGSAGQGDAANILKPALARGELKTIAATTWAEYKKYFEKDPALTRRFQTVKVAEPDIETAIRMMRMLAPRFQAHHGIPIRDDALRAAVELSARYIPERQLPDKAVSLIDTAASAVAMSRETDPEALAAPQREAQMIRAEIDALALEPAKSGLPERLRQLKADLAEAEAEAAAAGERLAQQRELADAADAVEAAGGADAMKDLAAAERKLAKVAGEEPLVHRVVDAGAVAQVVARWTGVPAGRLLRDQISAVSSLDERLKSRVLGQDRALDGLSQAMRVARANLQDPRRPQGVFLMVGTSGVGKTETALALADELFGGPSGLTVINMSEFKEEHKVSLLMGSPPGYVGYGEGGVLTEAVRRRPYGVLLLDEMDKAHPGVQDIFYQVFDKGTLRDGEGRDVDFRNTVILMTANTGTDTLATLAEDPETMPEGEALTATLKPELLSQFKPAFLGRVSVLPFLPLSRDVLAGIVDLQLGKIADRLMTSYGTQMDVTDAARNMLADAAEAGDTGARAIEAMLSRDLLPRLADFFLDSVLRNSMPRSIEIDVDQGSDLTVTAVGPRRRRAG from the coding sequence ATGGCCGTTATTGATTTGCATCAACTGTTGGGGCGACTTGAGCCGGTTCTGTCGACCGCGCTTGAACGCGCTGCTGCGCTGGCGGTGCGTAATAATCACGCCACGCTGGAACTGTCCCATTTCCTGAACGCGCTGAGCCATGAGGCCGGTCCCGCCGAATTGATCGAGATCTGTGGCGGCGCGCCCGGCACCGTCATTGCCGAAACCGACGCCGCCCTGGCCGAAATGCCGCGCGATGCCAGCGGCGCGCCTTCGCTGGCGACATCGGTGGTGACGCTGGCCCGCGAAGCCTGGGCGGCGGCCTCGCTGCGGTTTTCGCAGGATCGGGTGACGCTGCCGGTGCTGCTGCTGACGCTGTGCAGCGAAACCGATCTGCGCGCGGCGCTGCGTGTCAGCGCGCCCTCGCTGCTGAAACTGAACCTGTCGCGTCTGGAAGAGCTGGCCTCGGCCCAGCCGGCGCAATCGCCGGGCAGCCCTGCCCCCGCCACGGGCGAGGATTTTTTGGCGCAATTCGCCACCGACCTGACGGCCGATGCCCGGGCCGGTCGGCTGGATGCGGTGATTGGCCGGGACGCAGAGCTGCGCCAGATGGTCGATATCCTGATGCGCCGCCGCCAGAACAACCCGATCCTTGTGGGCGAAGCCGGCGTCGGCAAGACCGCGATTGTCGAGGCCTTTGCCCTGATGATCGCCGAGGGCCGCGCGCCCGCCCGCCTGAAAGACGTGTCGGTCCGGGTTCTGGATCTGAACATTTTGCAGGCCGGTGCGGGCGTGAAGGGTGAATTCGAACGCCGCCTGAAAGGCGTTGTCGATCAGGTCAAAGCCTCGCCCACGCCGATCATCCTGTTCATCGACGAGGCGCATACCCTGATCGGGGCAGGGGGCAGCGCCGGTCAGGGCGACGCGGCCAATATCCTGAAACCGGCCCTGGCGCGGGGTGAGTTGAAGACCATCGCGGCGACGACCTGGGCCGAATACAAGAAATATTTCGAAAAGGATCCGGCGCTGACCCGCCGTTTCCAGACGGTGAAGGTCGCGGAACCCGATATCGAAACCGCGATTCGCATGATGCGGATGCTGGCGCCCCGGTTTCAGGCCCATCACGGCATCCCGATCCGCGACGATGCCCTGCGCGCCGCGGTCGAATTGTCGGCCCGCTACATCCCGGAACGTCAGTTGCCGGACAAGGCCGTCAGCCTGATCGACACGGCGGCCTCTGCCGTCGCCATGAGCCGCGAAACCGACCCCGAGGCGCTGGCCGCGCCGCAGCGTGAAGCGCAGATGATCCGGGCGGAAATCGACGCGCTAGCGCTGGAACCGGCCAAATCCGGGCTGCCCGAGCGGCTGCGCCAGTTGAAGGCCGATCTGGCCGAGGCCGAGGCCGAGGCCGCCGCCGCCGGGGAACGCCTGGCGCAGCAGCGCGAATTGGCTGATGCCGCCGATGCCGTCGAGGCCGCAGGCGGCGCGGATGCGATGAAGGATCTGGCCGCGGCGGAACGCAAGCTGGCCAAGGTCGCGGGGGAAGAGCCGCTGGTCCACCGCGTCGTGGATGCCGGTGCCGTGGCGCAGGTGGTTGCGCGCTGGACCGGCGTGCCGGCGGGACGCCTGCTTCGCGATCAGATCTCGGCCGTGTCCTCATTGGACGAACGGTTGAAATCGCGGGTTCTGGGACAGGATCGCGCGCTGGACGGGCTGTCGCAGGCGATGCGCGTGGCCCGCGCCAACCTGCAGGACCCGCGCCGTCCGCAGGGCGTTTTCCTGATGGTCGGCACCTCGGGCGTGGGCAAGACGGAAACCGCGCTGGCGCTGGCGGATGAGCTGTTCGGCGGTCCCTCGGGCCTGACGGTCATCAACATGTCCGAATTCAAGGAAGAGCATAAAGTCTCTTTGCTGATGGGATCCCCGCCCGGCTATGTCGGCTATGGCGAGGGCGGTGTCCTGACCGAGGCGGTCCGCCGCAGGCCCTATGGTGTGCTGCTGCTGGACGAGATGGACAAGGCCCATCCCGGCGTTCAGGACATTTTCTATCAGGTCTTCGACAAGGGCACGTTGCGCGATGGCGAGGGCCGCGATGTCGATTTCCGCAATACGGTGATCCTGATGACCGCGAATACCGGCACCGATACGCTGGCGACGCTGGCCGAGGATCCCGAAACCATGCCCGAAGGCGAGGCGCTGACCGCCACGCTGAAACCCGAGCTTCTGTCGCAATTCAAGCCCGCCTTCCTGGGCCGCGTCTCTGTGCTGCCCTTCCTGCCCCTGTCGCGGGATGTGCTGGCCGGGATCGTCGATCTGCAACTTGGCAAGATCGCCGACCGGCTGATGACCAGCTATGGCACGCAGATGGATGTGACCGACGCCGCCCGCAACATGCTGGCCGACGCGGCTGAGGCGGGCGATACCGGCGCGCGGGCGATCGAAGCGATGCTGTCGCGCGATCTGCTGCCACGGCTGGCTGACTTTTTCCTGGATTCGGTTCTGCGCAATTCCATGCCGCGCAGCATCGAAATTGACGTTGACCAAGGATCCGACCTCACCGTTACGGCGGTCGGACCGCGGCGGCGTCGTGCGGGCTAA
- a CDS encoding ImpA family type VI secretion system protein translates to MDDFIGNPNHEMTPGLEMAIGGLLPTGPDPRTTEPVVSIYRQLRDSRNEARQDERQQEASENAGKAISLSPAWQNVREMATRLLADHAKDVEALVWLTEAETRLDGHAGLARSLRLIRQLIQNFGTALHPQPEEPDDDTFAALAGLNGVGREGTLIQPLRLVPLVPGSGWGENSLWMTMDATTSPGVASAMAAAGPAAMGRIFADIRAAQEELALLDQVLTDELGAAAPPTAQIRAILDDTERTVRRLAELTEPQAAAPESQHEPAASPAQATATGPITSREEAFDQLLRISAYFRKAEPHSPIGFALETLVRRGRMDFLTLLQELIPDDSARASVMTNAGIRNPDGDNSPE, encoded by the coding sequence ATGGATGATTTTATAGGGAATCCGAATCACGAAATGACGCCGGGTCTGGAAATGGCCATCGGCGGATTATTGCCGACCGGCCCCGATCCCCGGACAACTGAACCGGTCGTTTCAATATACCGGCAATTGCGTGACAGCCGGAATGAGGCGCGTCAGGACGAACGCCAGCAGGAAGCGTCTGAAAACGCCGGAAAAGCGATTTCGCTGAGCCCCGCATGGCAGAATGTCCGGGAAATGGCGACCCGGCTTCTGGCCGATCACGCCAAGGATGTCGAGGCGCTCGTCTGGCTGACCGAGGCCGAAACGCGGCTGGATGGACATGCCGGTCTGGCCCGCAGTCTGAGGCTGATTCGGCAGTTGATCCAGAATTTCGGCACCGCCCTGCACCCCCAACCGGAAGAGCCTGACGACGACACCTTTGCCGCGCTGGCCGGGCTGAACGGCGTCGGCCGCGAGGGCACGCTGATCCAGCCGCTGCGGCTGGTGCCTTTGGTGCCGGGAAGTGGCTGGGGCGAAAATTCGCTGTGGATGACGATGGATGCGACGACCTCGCCCGGTGTCGCCTCGGCCATGGCGGCGGCAGGGCCTGCCGCGATGGGCCGGATCTTTGCCGATATCCGCGCCGCGCAAGAGGAACTGGCGCTGCTGGATCAGGTGCTGACCGACGAATTGGGCGCTGCCGCGCCGCCAACCGCGCAGATCCGCGCCATTCTGGATGATACCGAACGCACCGTGCGTCGGCTGGCCGAACTGACGGAACCACAGGCCGCAGCACCCGAATCGCAACACGAACCGGCGGCCTCGCCCGCGCAGGCGACGGCAACCGGGCCGATCACTTCGCGCGAAGAGGCCTTTGACCAGCTTTTGCGGATCTCGGCCTATTTCCGCAAGGCCGAGCCGCATTCCCCGATCGGCTTCGCGCTGGAAACCCTGGTCCGGCGGGGCAGGATGGACTTCCTGACGCTGCTGCAAGAGCTGATCCCGGATGACTCCGCCCGCGCATCGGTGATGACCAATGCCGGCATTCGAAACCCCGACGGCGATAATTCGCCGGAATGA
- the tssB gene encoding type VI secretion system contractile sheath small subunit has protein sequence MASIHKKLENVRKPRVHIKYEVETEGAMLEKELPFVVGVLGDFSGNPTQDLKPFGERKFVQIDRDNFDTVMARMTPGLNLQVENTLSEEDETMRVNLAFSKLDDFEPAQVVDQVPALKKLLESRNQLRDLMAKADRSEDLETLLEGILQDNEAVRRLMDELGARAADKGTA, from the coding sequence ATGGCGAGTATTCACAAGAAACTGGAGAACGTGCGCAAGCCGCGTGTTCACATCAAGTACGAGGTCGAGACAGAAGGCGCGATGCTTGAAAAAGAGCTGCCCTTCGTTGTCGGCGTTCTGGGGGATTTCTCGGGCAATCCGACCCAGGACCTGAAGCCCTTTGGCGAACGCAAATTCGTCCAGATCGACCGCGACAACTTTGACACCGTCATGGCCCGCATGACGCCCGGTCTGAACCTGCAGGTCGAAAACACGCTGAGCGAGGAAGATGAGACGATGCGCGTCAATCTGGCCTTCTCGAAGCTGGATGATTTCGAACCGGCGCAGGTCGTCGATCAGGTGCCCGCGCTGAAAAAGCTGCTGGAAAGCCGCAATCAGCTGCGCGACCTGATGGCCAAGGCCGACCGGTCCGAGGATCTGGAAACCCTGCTGGAGGGCATCCTGCAGGATAACGAGGCTGTTCGCCGCCTGATGGACGAACTGGGCGCCCGCGCCGCTGACAAAGGAACCGCCTGA
- the tssC gene encoding type VI secretion system contractile sheath large subunit, producing the protein MSATSQKSTATPQLQESSLLDQVIGATRQTEPDQTEALLRNLTEAALSGTVSYNRNLTITLNKAIEAIDAKISQQLAVIMQSPEFSRLEGSWRGLHHLVTESNTGKNLKIRVLNASKREIGRDLAKAVEFDQSRLFKSIYEDEFGTPGGEPIGALIGDYEFDNSFEDLETLQGISHVSAAAFAPFISAAGPKMFGFEDYTELSRPRDLAKVFDSSEYAKWRGFRKSDDSRFVTLTLPRVLARMPYGEAGRTVDEFVYDEAIGYEGDRIPHDNYCWMNAAYVMGTNLTRAFAESGWCTAIRGAENGGRVEGLPTHLFSTDQGDTDVKCPTEIGITDRRDSELGAMGFLPLCHYKNTDYAVFFGAQTTHQPEKYDSPEATANAAISARLPYMMATSRFAHYLKVIGRDKIGSFMEADDCEAWLNRWINNYVNANDDAGPEMRAQYPLREAKVTVEEIPGKPGSYNAVVWMRPWLQMEELTTALRMVARIPEKG; encoded by the coding sequence ATGTCTGCCACTTCCCAGAAAAGCACCGCCACGCCCCAGCTGCAGGAAAGCAGCCTGCTGGATCAGGTCATCGGCGCCACCCGCCAGACCGAGCCGGATCAGACCGAGGCGCTGCTGCGCAACCTGACCGAAGCCGCCCTGTCCGGCACCGTCAGCTATAACCGCAACCTGACGATCACGCTGAACAAGGCGATCGAGGCGATTGACGCCAAGATTTCTCAGCAGCTGGCCGTGATCATGCAATCGCCCGAATTCAGCAGGCTGGAAGGCAGCTGGCGCGGGCTGCATCACCTGGTCACCGAAAGCAATACCGGCAAGAACCTGAAGATCCGCGTGCTGAACGCCTCGAAGCGCGAGATCGGCCGCGATCTGGCCAAGGCGGTGGAATTCGACCAGTCGCGCCTGTTCAAATCCATCTATGAGGATGAATTCGGCACCCCCGGCGGCGAACCCATCGGCGCGCTGATCGGCGATTACGAATTCGATAACAGCTTCGAGGATCTGGAAACCCTGCAGGGCATCAGCCACGTTTCGGCCGCAGCCTTCGCGCCCTTCATCTCGGCCGCCGGCCCGAAGATGTTCGGCTTCGAGGATTACACCGAACTGTCGCGCCCGCGCGATCTGGCCAAGGTCTTTGACAGCAGCGAATATGCGAAATGGCGCGGTTTCCGCAAATCCGACGATTCCCGTTTCGTGACGCTGACCCTGCCCCGCGTTCTGGCCCGGATGCCCTATGGCGAGGCCGGTCGCACGGTGGATGAATTCGTCTATGACGAAGCCATCGGCTATGAGGGCGACCGCATCCCGCATGACAATTACTGCTGGATGAACGCGGCCTATGTGATGGGCACGAACCTGACCCGCGCCTTCGCGGAATCGGGCTGGTGCACGGCCATTCGCGGTGCTGAGAATGGCGGCCGTGTCGAAGGTCTGCCGACGCATCTCTTCTCGACCGATCAGGGCGATACCGACGTGAAATGCCCGACCGAAATCGGCATCACCGACCGCCGCGACAGTGAGCTGGGCGCGATGGGCTTTCTGCCGCTCTGCCACTACAAGAACACCGATTACGCCGTGTTCTTCGGGGCCCAGACCACCCATCAGCCGGAAAAATACGACAGCCCCGAGGCAACGGCCAATGCCGCGATCTCGGCCCGGCTGCCCTATATGATGGCGACCTCGCGTTTCGCGCATTACCTGAAGGTCATCGGCCGCGACAAGATCGGCTCTTTCATGGAGGCCGATGATTGCGAGGCCTGGCTGAACCGCTGGATCAACAATTACGTCAATGCCAATGACGATGCGGGTCCGGAAATGCGGGCGCAATATCCGCTGCGCGAGGCCAAGGTCACGGTCGAGGAAATCCCCGGCAAGCCCGGCAGCTATAATGCGGTCGTATGGATGCGCCCCTGGCTGCAGATGGAGGAACTGACCACCGCGCTGCGCATGGTCGCAAGGATCCCCGAGAAAGGCTGA
- the tssC gene encoding type VI secretion system contractile sheath large subunit: MSASALFVEAGLPDDPGAAAWRGLAARIDRLIAAIDDQLTRQLNAILHAPEFRAMEARWRGLRMLVDQAGIGRGVVVRALDGDWASVGRNLERATDYDQSHLFQLIYDQEFGMPGGLPFGLIVADYQVAPQSGPGDQIEVLRRLASVAAAAFCPVVLNAAPLVFGVRDYAEIGAETDLSPGRADSPDLIRWTGLRKADDARFLGLVAPGLMLRAPRSRFQKGHVDGFTFDEAADRPLMIGGSFAFAATVIEAFLDSAWFAAIRGARQDESGGGRVPGYDPLDYGTDQHGLSAQPPAQFRPTPTQEQAMTAQGVIPLSTLFHDHQPVFNANPSLHLPGVYDSAVATQNARLAAMLQYVLCTSRFAHYLKVIMRDEVGSITDRRVIEARLKDWLRGYCLGNDDASQALKAQYPLRDAGVQISDIPGRPGAYRCTIHLQPHFQLDDIETSFHLIAERNTA, from the coding sequence ATGTCCGCCTCGGCGTTGTTTGTCGAGGCGGGATTGCCGGACGACCCAGGGGCCGCAGCCTGGCGCGGCCTTGCGGCCCGGATCGACCGGCTGATCGCCGCCATCGACGACCAGTTGACGCGCCAGTTGAACGCGATCCTCCACGCCCCCGAATTCCGGGCGATGGAGGCGCGCTGGCGCGGATTGCGTATGCTGGTCGATCAGGCCGGCATCGGGCGCGGCGTCGTCGTGCGCGCGCTGGATGGCGATTGGGCAAGTGTGGGCCGCAATCTGGAACGCGCCACCGATTACGACCAAAGCCATCTGTTCCAGCTGATCTATGATCAGGAATTCGGCATGCCGGGCGGTCTGCCCTTCGGCCTGATCGTGGCCGATTATCAGGTCGCGCCGCAATCCGGCCCCGGCGACCAGATCGAGGTGCTGCGCCGTCTGGCCTCGGTCGCGGCGGCGGCCTTTTGCCCGGTGGTGCTGAACGCCGCGCCGCTGGTGTTCGGCGTCAGGGATTATGCAGAAATCGGCGCCGAAACCGATCTGTCGCCGGGACGCGCCGACAGCCCGGACCTGATCCGCTGGACCGGGCTGCGCAAGGCCGACGATGCGCGTTTCCTTGGGCTGGTGGCGCCCGGCCTGATGCTGCGTGCGCCCCGCAGCCGTTTCCAGAAAGGGCATGTGGACGGCTTTACCTTTGACGAGGCCGCCGACCGACCGCTGATGATCGGTGGGTCTTTCGCCTTTGCCGCCACGGTGATCGAGGCGTTTCTGGACAGCGCCTGGTTCGCGGCCATTCGCGGCGCACGTCAGGATGAAAGCGGCGGAGGGCGGGTGCCGGGCTATGATCCGCTGGATTACGGCACCGACCAGCACGGCCTGTCGGCCCAGCCGCCCGCGCAGTTCCGGCCCACGCCGACGCAGGAACAGGCCATGACCGCGCAGGGGGTGATCCCGCTGTCGACGCTGTTTCACGACCATCAGCCGGTCTTCAACGCGAACCCCTCGCTGCATCTGCCGGGCGTTTACGACAGTGCAGTCGCCACGCAGAACGCACGGCTGGCGGCGATGCTGCAATATGTGCTCTGTACCTCTCGATTCGCGCATTACCTGAAGGTGATCATGCGCGACGAGGTCGGCTCGATCACCGACCGCCGGGTGATCGAGGCGCGGCTGAAAGACTGGCTGCGCGGCTATTGCCTGGGCAATGACGACGCCTCGCAGGCGCTGAAGGCGCAATATCCGCTGCGCGATGCCGGGGTGCAGATTTCCGACATTCCGGGCCGTCCGGGCGCCTATCGCTGCACCATCCACCTGCAACCCCATTTCCAGCTGGACGATATCGAAACCAGCTTTCATCTGATCGCCGAAAGGAACACCGCATGA
- a CDS encoding type VI secretion system accessory protein TagJ, protein MTGNVLTLLNADALDDAVAAAVATVKARPQDADARMLLASLSVLQGDLKRAETHATMAARLSPDDAVGLGLFRQHLRGLLARAAWWDDGAVPSFPGGPSATDQAVLALNIALREGGDVPAALDAVEEARGTVPGQWNGQQVEDLRDLDDRLPHAVEALSSGGNYLWIDMARIAGIEFRAVESPLDLALRPARVQLIDGAEADLVLPALYPAPQSDQHRLGRQTDFSDWNGATIGHGQKAWLVGDDMQGLLSAETITFGDSHG, encoded by the coding sequence ATGACGGGCAACGTCCTGACCCTGCTGAACGCCGATGCGCTGGACGATGCCGTCGCCGCAGCCGTGGCCACCGTCAAGGCCCGCCCGCAAGACGCCGATGCCCGAATGCTGCTGGCCAGCCTGTCGGTGCTGCAGGGTGACCTGAAACGGGCCGAGACCCACGCCACCATGGCCGCCCGCCTGTCGCCTGATGACGCCGTCGGGCTGGGCCTGTTCCGGCAGCATCTGCGCGGTCTTCTTGCCCGCGCCGCCTGGTGGGACGATGGCGCCGTGCCCAGCTTTCCCGGCGGGCCAAGCGCGACGGATCAGGCCGTGCTGGCGCTGAACATCGCCCTGCGCGAGGGCGGCGATGTCCCTGCCGCACTGGATGCCGTCGAAGAGGCGCGCGGCACCGTCCCCGGCCAGTGGAACGGGCAGCAGGTCGAGGATCTGCGCGATCTGGACGACCGGCTGCCCCATGCGGTCGAGGCCCTGTCCTCGGGCGGGAACTACCTGTGGATCGACATGGCCCGCATCGCCGGGATCGAATTCCGCGCGGTGGAAAGCCCGCTGGATCTGGCGCTGCGCCCGGCGCGGGTACAATTGATCGACGGGGCCGAGGCGGACCTGGTCCTGCCCGCGCTTTATCCCGCGCCACAAAGCGACCAGCACCGGCTGGGCCGCCAGACCGATTTCAGCGACTGGAACGGCGCCACCATCGGACATGGCCAGAAGGCCTGGCTTGTCGGCGACGACATGCAGGGCCTTCTGTCCGCTGAAACCATCACCTTCGGGGACAGTCATGGCTGA
- the tssE gene encoding type VI secretion system baseplate subunit TssE encodes MAERQDPDLLQPALLDRLIDLDPDLDRDPPVPAAAQPAGLREALRRDLEMLLNTRCRPITPSEHLPELRGSLLNLGVGDFFSSSLVTPEQRQAFAADLQRRIALFEPRLENLSVTLQQDAAPERRSLHLRISAEFRMQPGLPPMIFESRVDPVGGLFSVSEGRHG; translated from the coding sequence ATGGCTGAGCGGCAGGATCCGGATCTGTTGCAGCCCGCGCTGCTGGACCGGCTGATCGATCTGGACCCCGATCTGGATCGCGATCCGCCGGTGCCTGCTGCCGCACAGCCCGCCGGGCTGCGCGAGGCGCTGCGCCGCGATCTGGAAATGCTGTTGAATACGCGCTGCCGCCCCATCACCCCGTCCGAACATCTGCCGGAACTGCGCGGCAGTCTGCTGAACCTTGGCGTGGGCGATTTCTTTTCCTCGTCTCTGGTGACGCCGGAACAGCGGCAGGCCTTTGCCGCCGATCTGCAACGCCGCATCGCCCTGTTCGAGCCGCGGCTGGAAAACCTGTCGGTCACCCTGCAACAGGACGCCGCCCCCGAACGGCGCAGCCTGCATCTGCGCATCTCGGCCGAGTTTCGCATGCAGCCCGGCCTGCCGCCGATGATCTTCGAATCCCGCGTCGATCCGGTCGGCGGTCTGTTCTCGGTCTCCGAGGGGCGGCATGGCTAA
- the tssF gene encoding type VI secretion system baseplate subunit TssF encodes MAKRFLEFYNDELDALRGRAQRFAQAFPKIAGRLRLSSDVSDDPHVERLVQSFAYSAARIRQKLDDSLPELSDGLIETLYPHYLAPVPSMTMVRFTPSPAMDGAQVLARGTEVLSDPVGGDRVRFAITQDVTLAPLRIAEAQMMNRPLQAPPRPGGAAAGALRLTLAPTGKVRLNEMGVTRLRLYLSGPHHQAMALFHLLHQGCIGMSLAHHSGDPDARHLPASALRPAGHADDEGMLPYPENSFRGYRSLTEFFTLPEKFLFFDLEIGQITGRDRQDIYLYFDQPPGVLERQIDLGAFALFASPAVNLFPTQAEPITLNGARSTYPLMADARRPDTRAVHSVRSVTLASGDGTVETARPYFHRMTERGTEGVFWQIRRHSDDATRRPGSTSLAFVDTRNQAMAPGMQTASVHVLATNADLPRRLPFGGGQPRLSLRSQADHVAGITCLLPPTAPRRAAPPADRAWELMSHLSLNHQSLTAGGTPVLRNILRLYDLGDSRETSVLIDAIAEVRATPAFARIGQVMVPGSDILLTFDSDRIEPATASFFGAALDRFFGCYTTLNSFTRLTLRMSGRSDTLARFPARAGEEALI; translated from the coding sequence ATGGCTAAGCGGTTCCTGGAATTCTATAATGACGAGCTGGACGCGCTGCGCGGCCGGGCGCAGCGTTTTGCGCAGGCCTTTCCGAAAATCGCCGGGCGGCTGCGACTGTCCAGCGACGTCTCGGACGATCCGCATGTCGAACGGCTGGTGCAAAGCTTTGCCTATTCCGCCGCGCGGATCCGGCAGAAGCTGGATGATAGCCTGCCCGAACTCAGCGACGGGCTGATCGAGACGCTGTACCCGCATTATCTGGCCCCGGTGCCCTCGATGACGATGGTGCGCTTTACGCCCTCGCCCGCGATGGACGGCGCGCAGGTGCTGGCGCGCGGGACCGAGGTGCTGTCCGATCCGGTCGGCGGGGATCGTGTGCGGTTCGCGATCACGCAGGATGTGACGCTGGCCCCGCTGCGCATCGCCGAGGCGCAGATGATGAACCGCCCCCTGCAGGCGCCGCCCCGTCCGGGCGGGGCAGCAGCCGGGGCGCTGCGGCTGACGCTGGCACCGACCGGCAAGGTGCGCCTGAACGAGATGGGCGTGACCCGGCTGCGCCTCTATCTGTCCGGGCCACACCATCAAGCGATGGCGCTGTTTCACCTGCTGCATCAGGGCTGCATCGGCATGTCACTGGCCCATCACAGCGGCGATCCCGATGCCCGCCACCTGCCTGCATCGGCGCTGCGACCGGCGGGACATGCCGATGATGAGGGGATGCTGCCCTATCCCGAAAACAGCTTTCGCGGCTATCGCAGCCTGACCGAGTTCTTTACCCTGCCCGAGAAATTCCTGTTCTTCGATCTTGAGATCGGCCAGATCACGGGTCGCGACCGGCAGGATATCTATCTGTATTTCGATCAGCCTCCGGGCGTGCTGGAACGTCAGATCGACCTTGGCGCCTTTGCGCTGTTCGCCAGCCCCGCCGTGAACCTGTTCCCGACACAGGCCGAACCGATCACGCTGAATGGCGCGCGCAGCACCTATCCGCTGATGGCGGATGCGCGGCGGCCCGATACGCGGGCGGTCCATTCAGTTCGCAGTGTCACGTTGGCCTCGGGCGATGGCACGGTCGAGACAGCCCGCCCCTATTTCCACCGCATGACCGAACGCGGGACCGAGGGCGTGTTCTGGCAGATCCGCCGCCATTCCGATGATGCGACGCGCCGTCCGGGCAGCACCTCACTGGCCTTTGTGGATACCCGCAATCAGGCGATGGCCCCCGGCATGCAGACCGCCAGCGTTCACGTGCTGGCCACGAATGCCGATCTGCCGCGCCGCCTGCCCTTTGGTGGCGGTCAGCCGCGCCTGTCGCTGCGCAGTCAGGCCGATCATGTCGCGGGCATCACCTGCCTGCTGCCGCCCACCGCACCCCGCCGCGCCGCGCCCCCGGCCGACCGCGCATGGGAGCTGATGTCGCATCTGTCGCTGAACCACCAGTCGCTGACCGCCGGTGGCACGCCGGTTCTGCGCAATATCCTGCGGCTTTACGATCTGGGCGACAGCCGAGAGACTTCGGTACTGATCGACGCCATTGCCGAGGTCAGGGCCACCCCGGCCTTTGCCCGGATCGGTCAGGTGATGGTGCCGGGCAGCGATATCCTGCTGACCTTTGACAGCGACCGGATCGAACCGGCCACTGCCAGCTTTTTCGGCGCCGCGCTGGACCGGTTCTTTGGCTGCTATACCACGCTGAACAGCTTTACCCGGCTGACGCTGCGCATGTCGGGCCGCAGCGATACGCTGGCCCGCTTTCCCGCCCGCGCGGGCGAGGAGGCGCTGATATGA